Proteins encoded by one window of Maliibacterium massiliense:
- the dnaJ gene encoding molecular chaperone DnaJ has product MLSKRDYYEVLGVARDAKDDEIKRAYRQLAKKYHPDLNPGDKAAEEKFKEVNEAYEVLSDTQKRAQYDQFGHDGPQAAGFGGGGFSGGGFEGFGGVGDIFEAFFGGGFGGGFGGGAAQGRRSNGPVRGSDLRAELTLTFEEAAFGVRKELRITHEEMCSECTGTGAKRGTQPVTCSKCHGTGQVSVVQNTPFGRFQSSRPCDACGGKGRIISDPCPACNGRGRLRKQKTIAVQVPAGVDSGQYMTVPGEGDVGFNGGASGDLLVYFSVKPHKLFKRSNYDLHLEMPISFAQAALGAEIEVPTLEDTIRYKVPEGTQTGTVFRLKGKGIQKLHAQSRGDLFVKVGIQTPRHMTQQQKDLLAQYDKAMGGNAQATGGGRKGFFGKKFGS; this is encoded by the coding sequence ATGTTGAGCAAGCGAGATTATTATGAGGTGCTCGGCGTAGCGCGCGACGCGAAGGATGATGAGATCAAGCGCGCGTACCGCCAACTTGCCAAGAAATACCATCCGGACTTGAATCCCGGCGACAAGGCGGCGGAGGAAAAGTTCAAGGAGGTCAACGAGGCCTACGAGGTGCTCAGCGATACGCAGAAGCGCGCGCAGTACGACCAGTTTGGCCACGATGGGCCGCAGGCGGCCGGATTTGGCGGCGGCGGCTTCAGCGGGGGCGGGTTTGAAGGCTTCGGCGGCGTGGGTGATATTTTCGAGGCGTTTTTCGGCGGTGGTTTCGGCGGTGGTTTCGGCGGGGGCGCCGCGCAGGGCAGGCGCAGCAACGGCCCTGTGCGCGGCAGCGACCTGCGCGCGGAGCTGACGCTCACGTTTGAGGAGGCGGCCTTTGGCGTGCGCAAGGAATTGCGCATCACCCATGAGGAGATGTGCTCGGAGTGCACGGGCACGGGCGCCAAGCGCGGCACCCAGCCGGTTACCTGCTCCAAATGCCACGGCACAGGCCAGGTGTCCGTGGTGCAGAACACGCCCTTTGGGCGCTTCCAGTCCTCCCGCCCGTGCGATGCGTGCGGCGGCAAGGGGCGCATCATCAGCGACCCGTGCCCGGCGTGCAATGGCCGTGGCCGGCTGCGCAAGCAGAAGACCATTGCGGTGCAGGTGCCTGCGGGCGTGGATTCGGGCCAGTACATGACGGTACCCGGCGAGGGGGATGTGGGTTTCAACGGCGGCGCCTCGGGCGATCTGCTGGTCTACTTCAGCGTCAAGCCCCACAAGCTCTTTAAGCGCAGCAACTACGATTTGCACCTGGAGATGCCTATATCCTTTGCACAGGCGGCGCTAGGCGCGGAGATCGAGGTGCCCACGCTGGAGGACACCATCCGCTACAAGGTGCCCGAGGGCACCCAGACAGGCACAGTGTTCCGCCTCAAGGGCAAGGGCATCCAGAAGCTGCACGCCCAGAGCCGGGGCGATTTGTTCGTCAAGGTGGGTATTCAAACCCCGCGCCACATGACGCAGCAGCAGAAGGACCTGCTGGCCCAGTATGATAAGGCCATGGGCGGCAATGCGCAGGCCACAGGCGGCGGGCGCAAGGGGTTCTTTGGCAAGAAATTTGGTTCTTAA
- the dnaK gene encoding molecular chaperone DnaK gives MGKIIGIDLGTTNSCVAVMEGGKAVVIPNSEGARTTPSVVAFSKDGERLVGQVAKRQAITNPDRTIASIKRDMGTDRKVQVDDKAYTPPEISAMILQKLKSDAEAYLGGAVSQAVITVPAYFTDSQRQATKDAGRIAGLDVLRIINEPTAASLAYGLDKDTNHKILVYDLGGGTFDVSLLEVGDGVFEVLATSGNNRLGGDDFDERVMDYLADEFKREQGIDLRQDRMAMQRLKEAAEKAKIELSSVLTTNINLPFITADATGPKHLDITLSRAKFNELTHDLVEKTIEPMQRALSDANLTAKDIEKVILVGGSTRIPAVAETVQRITGKEPFKGINPDECVAIGAAIQAGVLGGEVKDVLLLDVTPLSLGIETLGGVFTKLIERNTTIPVHKEQVFSTAADGQSSVEVHVLQGEREMAQYNKTLGRFQLTGIAPAPRGVPQIQVSFDIDANGIVNVSAKDLGTGNEQKITITASSNMSKEDIDKAVKEAEQFADEDKKRKEEVEIRNQGDQAVYQTEKTLTEMGEKIPAEDKTKVQEGVDALKKALEGTDSAAIKSATEALTKVSYDVFGKVYQQQAQAQQAQQGSAQQAGGEDANGPVDAEYEVVDDDKK, from the coding sequence ATGGGAAAAATCATCGGTATCGACTTGGGAACAACCAACTCGTGCGTTGCAGTAATGGAGGGCGGCAAGGCGGTCGTCATCCCCAACAGTGAGGGCGCGCGCACCACGCCTTCGGTCGTCGCCTTTTCTAAGGACGGAGAGCGCCTGGTGGGCCAGGTGGCCAAACGCCAGGCCATCACCAATCCGGACCGCACCATCGCCTCTATAAAGCGCGATATGGGCACGGACCGCAAGGTGCAGGTGGACGACAAAGCCTACACCCCGCCGGAAATCTCGGCTATGATCCTGCAGAAGCTTAAGAGCGACGCGGAGGCCTATCTGGGCGGCGCGGTGAGCCAGGCGGTCATCACGGTGCCCGCGTACTTTACGGACAGCCAGCGTCAGGCCACCAAGGACGCCGGCCGCATCGCGGGGCTGGACGTGCTGCGCATCATCAACGAGCCCACGGCCGCGTCGCTGGCCTACGGCTTGGATAAGGACACCAACCACAAAATCCTGGTTTACGACTTGGGCGGCGGCACGTTTGACGTATCGCTGCTTGAGGTGGGCGACGGCGTGTTCGAAGTGCTGGCCACCAGCGGCAACAACCGCCTGGGCGGCGACGACTTTGACGAGCGCGTGATGGATTATCTGGCCGACGAGTTCAAGCGCGAGCAGGGCATTGACCTGCGGCAGGACCGCATGGCCATGCAGCGCCTTAAAGAAGCGGCGGAAAAGGCGAAGATCGAGCTTTCCAGCGTGCTGACCACCAACATCAACCTGCCCTTCATCACCGCGGACGCCACCGGCCCCAAGCATCTGGACATCACCCTCTCTCGCGCCAAGTTCAACGAGCTGACGCACGACCTGGTGGAGAAGACCATTGAGCCCATGCAGCGCGCGCTCAGCGATGCGAACCTTACAGCCAAGGATATTGAAAAAGTCATCCTGGTGGGCGGCTCCACCCGCATCCCGGCGGTGGCGGAGACCGTGCAGCGCATCACGGGCAAGGAGCCCTTCAAAGGCATCAACCCCGACGAGTGCGTGGCCATTGGCGCCGCCATCCAGGCGGGCGTGCTGGGCGGCGAGGTCAAAGACGTGCTTCTGCTGGACGTCACCCCGCTTTCGCTGGGCATCGAGACGCTGGGCGGCGTGTTCACCAAGCTGATCGAGCGCAACACCACCATCCCCGTGCACAAGGAGCAGGTGTTCTCCACCGCGGCGGACGGCCAGTCCAGCGTGGAGGTGCACGTTCTGCAGGGCGAGCGCGAAATGGCGCAGTACAACAAAACCCTGGGCCGCTTCCAGCTCACCGGCATCGCGCCCGCGCCCCGCGGCGTGCCCCAGATCCAGGTCAGTTTCGACATCGACGCCAACGGCATCGTGAACGTCTCGGCCAAGGATTTGGGTACCGGCAACGAGCAGAAGATCACCATCACCGCATCGAGCAATATGTCCAAGGAGGATATCGACAAGGCCGTCAAGGAGGCCGAGCAGTTCGCCGACGAGGATAAGAAGCGCAAGGAGGAAGTGGAGATCCGCAACCAGGGCGACCAGGCTGTCTACCAGACCGAGAAGACGCTTACCGAGATGGGCGAGAAGATTCCGGCCGAGGATAAGACTAAGGTGCAGGAGGGCGTCGACGCGCTGAAGAAGGCGCTGGAGGGCACCGATTCGGCTGCCATCAAATCCGCCACCGAGGCGCTGACCAAGGTCTCCTACGACGTGTTCGGCAAGGTGTACCAGCAGCAGGCGCAGGCGCAGCAGGCCCAGCAGGGCAGCGCGCAGCAGGCGGGCGGAGAGGATGCCAACGGCCCCGTGGATGCTGAGTACGAAGTGGTGGACGACGACAAAAAGTAA
- a CDS encoding nucleotide exchange factor GrpE, translated as MASKHENHQQGKKCSDAQSNVKPFKKGAEAAAQQTAAEDAAQAAEEAQQVQQDVPAEADAQSEMDALKAQCQDYLTTAQRLQAEFDNYRKRNETVRAQAYKDGQAEAVIELLPILDNLERAVEAARDSSDEALRSGVEMLLRLWQDTLCKMGITEIPAEGQPFDPNVHEAVMQVPPEEGQQSGMVMSVFRRGYRTEQRVLRHAMVTVTQ; from the coding sequence ATGGCATCCAAGCATGAAAACCATCAGCAAGGCAAAAAGTGCAGCGACGCGCAGAGCAACGTAAAGCCCTTTAAAAAAGGGGCGGAGGCCGCAGCGCAGCAGACGGCGGCGGAGGATGCCGCCCAGGCGGCAGAAGAAGCGCAGCAGGTCCAGCAGGACGTTCCAGCAGAGGCGGATGCGCAAAGCGAGATGGACGCGCTCAAGGCGCAGTGCCAGGATTACCTCACCACCGCCCAGCGCCTGCAGGCGGAGTTTGATAACTACCGCAAGCGCAACGAAACGGTGCGCGCGCAGGCGTACAAGGACGGACAGGCGGAGGCGGTCATTGAGCTGTTGCCCATCCTGGACAACCTGGAACGGGCCGTGGAGGCCGCCAGGGATTCCAGCGATGAGGCGCTGCGCAGCGGCGTGGAGATGCTGCTGCGCCTGTGGCAGGATACGCTCTGCAAGATGGGCATCACAGAGATTCCCGCAGAGGGGCAGCCCTTTGACCCCAATGTACATGAGGCCGTGATGCAGGTTCCGCCCGAGGAGGGGCAGCAAAGCGGCATGGTCATGAGCGTGTTTCGCAGAGGGTACCGGACAGAGCAGCGCGTGCTGCGCCACGCGATGGTCACCGTTACACAATAA
- the hrcA gene encoding heat-inducible transcriptional repressor HrcA: MNERKLKILQAVVDDYIMTAVPVGSRTIARKYLDWSSATIRNEMMDLEELGYLDQPHTSAGRIPSERAYRLYVERLMHVSDLQPEEVDYLRQHVKKRSDDLRQTLRDTASAIADATSYTALVMPPKMRNATIKNIQLVPLATSVALLVLVTDVGIFKDTVLQLGEDFSDADIRALSQQLRAFLSGRTLKDAEHQVRTQMQGVLSQQRAALERVLDSLGGQQQKADTASLLVEGTSKILQHPEYANVEKAAAFLSALETREGLGPLLARAQDFNFTVSIGSENGTDAMRDCSIVTVTYRVGDEPMGSIGVIGPTRMNYSHVAGVLHYMSCMLGQILIGAGDDAPNKD; the protein is encoded by the coding sequence TTGAACGAACGAAAACTGAAGATTCTGCAGGCTGTCGTGGATGACTACATCATGACGGCGGTGCCTGTCGGCTCACGCACCATCGCCAGAAAGTATCTGGACTGGTCCAGCGCCACCATCCGCAACGAGATGATGGATTTGGAGGAGCTGGGCTACCTGGACCAGCCGCACACCTCGGCGGGGCGTATCCCCAGCGAGCGGGCGTACCGCCTGTACGTGGAGCGGCTGATGCACGTATCGGATTTGCAGCCCGAAGAGGTGGATTATCTGCGCCAGCACGTCAAAAAGCGCAGCGACGATCTGCGCCAGACGCTGCGCGATACCGCCAGCGCCATCGCGGACGCAACCAGTTATACCGCGCTTGTGATGCCGCCCAAAATGCGCAACGCCACCATCAAAAACATCCAGCTGGTGCCTCTGGCCACCTCGGTAGCGCTGCTGGTGCTGGTGACGGATGTGGGCATCTTCAAGGACACGGTGCTGCAGCTAGGCGAGGACTTCAGCGATGCGGACATCCGCGCGCTGTCCCAGCAGCTGCGCGCGTTTCTTTCGGGCCGCACCCTCAAAGATGCGGAGCACCAGGTGCGCACCCAGATGCAGGGGGTTCTCTCGCAGCAGCGCGCCGCGCTGGAGCGGGTGCTCGATTCGCTGGGCGGCCAGCAGCAGAAGGCGGATACCGCAAGCCTGCTTGTAGAGGGCACCAGCAAAATCCTGCAGCACCCCGAGTACGCCAACGTGGAGAAGGCGGCTGCCTTTTTGAGCGCCCTGGAGACGCGCGAAGGGTTAGGGCCGCTGCTTGCACGGGCGCAGGATTTCAACTTTACCGTGAGCATCGGCAGCGAAAACGGCACCGATGCCATGCGCGACTGCTCGATTGTGACGGTCACCTACCGGGTGGGCGACGAGCCGATGGGCTCCATCGGCGTCATCGGCCCCACGCGCATGAACTACAGCCATGTTGCCGGCGTGCTGCACTATATGAGCTGCATGCTGGGGCAGATACTCATTGGCGCGGGCGACGATGCGCCCAATAAGGATTGA
- the hemW gene encoding radical SAM family heme chaperone HemW, translated as MRALAGPQRTLRARLCYQKQCLRRPAHVRRAARSKGAIILSLGVYIHIPFCARKCPYCDFVSYAHEDAGSMAAYCAALVREMALWAPQRARVDSIFFGGGTPTLLGSVALARLLGAARSAFVVDEGAEITLEANPGTVDEKGLRALRRAGFNRISFGVQSFDDAVLRRLGRIHSADQAKRSIRMAQEAGFANVSLDLMFALPRQRLAGVQNDLRQALALGVPHLSCYTLKVEEGTPFFARRQGLDLPGEEEERAMAHLAHDMLTGAGYAHYEISNFALSGFRSRHNLHYWRNEHYIGLGCAAHGRVGAVRYAHADTLAAYEKDVRAGARMPRVTERLSAQEDAFETLMMGLRLDEGVDLAAIERAHGVRVTAKWLPIARRFAALGYARVEGARVTLTPAGWDVQNTLLIAFLD; from the coding sequence ATGCGCGCGCTTGCAGGGCCGCAAAGGACCTTGCGGGCGCGCCTCTGTTATCAGAAGCAATGCTTGCGCCGCCCTGCGCATGTGCGCAGGGCGGCGCGGTCCAAAGGAGCGATCATATTGTCCCTGGGGGTGTACATCCACATACCGTTTTGCGCGCGCAAGTGCCCGTACTGTGATTTTGTATCCTATGCGCATGAAGATGCAGGCAGTATGGCGGCTTACTGCGCGGCGCTGGTGCGGGAGATGGCGCTGTGGGCGCCGCAGCGGGCGCGCGTAGATTCCATTTTTTTCGGCGGCGGCACGCCCACCCTGCTGGGAAGCGTGGCGCTTGCGCGCCTGTTGGGTGCGGCGCGAAGCGCGTTTGTGGTGGATGAGGGCGCGGAGATCACCCTGGAAGCGAACCCGGGTACGGTGGACGAAAAAGGGCTGCGCGCGCTGCGTCGGGCGGGCTTCAACCGCATCAGCTTCGGGGTGCAGAGCTTTGACGACGCTGTCTTGCGGCGCCTGGGCCGCATCCACAGCGCGGATCAGGCCAAGCGCAGCATCCGCATGGCGCAGGAGGCGGGCTTTGCCAACGTATCGCTGGATCTGATGTTCGCGCTGCCAAGGCAGCGGCTGGCGGGTGTGCAGAACGATCTGCGGCAGGCGCTGGCGCTGGGCGTGCCCCATCTTTCCTGCTACACGCTCAAGGTGGAGGAGGGCACCCCCTTTTTTGCGCGGCGGCAGGGGCTGGACCTGCCCGGCGAGGAGGAGGAGCGGGCCATGGCGCACCTTGCGCATGACATGCTCACGGGCGCGGGCTACGCGCACTACGAGATATCCAACTTTGCGCTTTCGGGCTTCCGCAGCCGCCACAATTTGCACTACTGGCGCAATGAGCATTACATCGGCCTGGGCTGCGCGGCGCACGGACGGGTGGGCGCGGTGCGCTACGCGCATGCGGACACCCTTGCCGCATACGAAAAGGATGTGCGCGCAGGGGCGCGCATGCCGCGCGTAACAGAGCGCCTCAGCGCGCAGGAGGACGCCTTTGAAACGCTGATGATGGGCCTGCGCCTGGACGAGGGCGTGGATTTGGCGGCCATCGAGCGCGCGCACGGTGTGCGCGTCACAGCAAAGTGGCTGCCCATCGCCAGGCGTTTTGCCGCGCTGGGCTATGCGCGCGTGGAAGGCGCGCGCGTAACGCTCACGCCCGCCGGATGGGATGTGCAAAACACCCTGCTTATCGCGTTTTTAGACTGA
- the lepA gene encoding translation elongation factor 4, whose translation MQEKKRENIRNFCIIAHIDHGKSTLADRLLEKTGVLTAREMDEQVLDSMELERERGITIKSKAVRMPYEQDGQAYILNLIDTPGHVDFTYEVSRSLAACEGALLVVDATQGIEAQTLANVYLALENDLEILPVINKIDLPSADADHVKNEIEEVIGLPADHAPLISAKTGQGIEDVLRGIVQYIPAPQDGRAAPLRALIFDSYYDNYRGAICHVRVVEGSVAVGMRVRMMATGAEFEVTEVGAFTPGMAPLDVLCAGEVGYLCASIKTVSEARVGDTICDAAHADVQPLPGYRKVNPMVFCGIYPADGSQYDDLRDALDKLQMNDAALSFEPETSAALGFGFRCGFLGLLHMEITQERLEREYDFDLVTTAPSVIYHVYKTDGEMLQIANPAGLPDLSLVDHIEEPIVKADIMAPPEYVGAIMDLCQEKRGIYQSMDYIEENRVNIHYTLPLGEIIYDFFDTLKSRTKGYGSLNYELSGYQQSDLVKLDFLLNGETCDALSVIVHRDKAYNRGRAVAEKLREVIPRQLFEIPIQAAIGGKIIARETVRAMRKDVLAKCYGGDITRKKKLLEKQKEGKKRMRQVGSVEVPSEAFMAVLKLN comes from the coding sequence ATGCAAGAGAAAAAACGCGAGAATATCCGAAATTTCTGCATCATAGCACATATAGACCACGGCAAATCCACGCTGGCGGACCGCCTGCTGGAAAAAACGGGGGTGCTCACCGCGCGCGAGATGGACGAGCAGGTGCTCGATTCCATGGAGCTGGAGCGCGAGCGCGGCATCACCATCAAATCCAAGGCGGTGCGCATGCCCTACGAGCAGGACGGGCAGGCATATATCCTCAATTTGATCGATACCCCGGGGCACGTGGACTTTACCTACGAGGTATCCCGCTCCCTGGCCGCGTGCGAGGGCGCGCTGCTTGTGGTAGACGCGACCCAGGGCATCGAGGCGCAGACGCTTGCCAACGTCTATCTGGCGCTGGAGAATGATTTGGAGATTCTGCCGGTCATCAACAAGATCGATCTGCCCAGCGCCGATGCCGACCACGTAAAAAACGAGATCGAGGAGGTCATCGGGCTGCCGGCGGACCACGCGCCGCTGATCTCGGCCAAAACGGGCCAGGGCATCGAGGACGTGCTGCGGGGCATTGTGCAGTATATCCCCGCGCCGCAGGACGGGCGCGCCGCCCCCTTGCGCGCGCTGATCTTTGACTCGTACTACGATAACTACCGCGGCGCCATCTGCCACGTCCGCGTGGTGGAGGGTAGCGTCGCGGTGGGCATGCGGGTGCGCATGATGGCCACGGGCGCGGAGTTTGAGGTGACAGAGGTGGGAGCGTTTACCCCGGGCATGGCCCCGCTGGATGTGCTGTGCGCGGGCGAGGTGGGGTATCTGTGCGCCAGCATCAAGACCGTCTCGGAGGCGCGGGTGGGCGACACCATCTGCGATGCGGCGCACGCGGATGTGCAGCCGCTGCCCGGCTACCGCAAGGTCAACCCCATGGTGTTCTGCGGCATCTACCCGGCCGACGGCTCCCAGTACGACGATCTGCGCGACGCGCTTGACAAACTGCAGATGAACGACGCGGCGCTCTCCTTTGAGCCGGAGACCAGCGCGGCGCTGGGGTTCGGCTTCCGCTGCGGCTTTCTCGGCCTGCTGCACATGGAGATCACCCAGGAGCGGCTGGAGCGCGAGTACGACTTTGATTTGGTCACCACCGCGCCATCGGTCATCTACCACGTGTACAAGACGGATGGCGAGATGCTCCAGATCGCCAACCCCGCGGGGTTGCCCGACCTTTCGCTCGTGGACCATATCGAGGAACCCATCGTCAAGGCGGATATCATGGCCCCGCCGGAGTACGTGGGCGCGATCATGGATTTGTGCCAGGAGAAGCGCGGCATTTACCAGAGCATGGATTATATCGAGGAAAACCGCGTCAACATTCACTACACGCTGCCGTTGGGAGAGATTATCTACGACTTTTTTGATACCCTCAAATCCCGCACGAAGGGCTACGGCAGCCTCAACTATGAGCTGAGCGGCTACCAGCAGAGCGACCTGGTCAAGCTGGACTTTCTGCTCAACGGGGAGACGTGCGACGCGCTATCGGTCATCGTGCACCGCGACAAGGCTTACAACCGCGGGCGCGCGGTGGCGGAGAAGCTGCGTGAGGTCATCCCGCGCCAGCTCTTTGAGATTCCCATCCAGGCGGCCATTGGGGGCAAGATCATCGCCCGCGAGACGGTGCGCGCCATGCGCAAGGACGTGCTTGCCAAGTGCTACGGCGGCGACATCACCCGCAAAAAGAAGCTGCTGGAAAAACAGAAGGAGGGCAAAAAGCGCATGCGCCAGGTGGGCTCGGTGGAGGTCCCCTCCGAGGCGTTCATGGCGGTGCTCAAGCTCAATTAG
- a CDS encoding lactate utilization protein, with protein MSNWDELQKNLEKKRFCVRRFATAREAADALVATIGSASVGVGGSMTVEELDVEDRLRAGGSAVYWHWREKPEDRTQTVLNALTADYYLCSSNAVTKDGRFFNIDGSGNRVASMIMGTGTLIMLIGKNKLVSDGDDPIARIKREACPPNAKRLHLNIPCAITGKCMDCTAPDRFCNVTIIIEFPLSRRAMQVWMIDEPLGY; from the coding sequence TTGAGCAACTGGGATGAACTGCAGAAAAATCTGGAAAAGAAGCGCTTTTGCGTGCGTCGCTTTGCCACTGCCAGGGAGGCGGCCGACGCGCTTGTCGCCACCATTGGCAGCGCAAGCGTGGGCGTGGGCGGCTCCATGACGGTCGAAGAGCTGGATGTGGAGGACCGCCTGCGCGCGGGCGGAAGCGCGGTATACTGGCACTGGCGCGAAAAGCCCGAGGATCGCACCCAAACGGTGCTGAACGCGCTTACCGCGGACTATTACCTTTGCAGCAGCAACGCCGTCACCAAGGACGGCCGCTTCTTCAACATTGACGGCAGCGGCAACCGCGTGGCCTCCATGATCATGGGCACAGGCACGCTGATCATGCTCATCGGCAAAAACAAGCTGGTCTCTGACGGCGATGACCCCATCGCGCGCATCAAGCGCGAGGCCTGCCCGCCCAACGCCAAGCGCCTGCACCTCAACATCCCCTGCGCAATCACGGGCAAATGCATGGACTGCACCGCGCCGGATCGCTTCTGCAACGTGACCATCATCATTGAGTTCCCCTTGAGCCGCCGTGCCATGCAGGTGTGGATGATCGACGAACCCTTGGGCTACTGA
- a CDS encoding formate--tetrahydrofolate ligase has translation MQTDLDIARAAAIRPITQIAAAAGIDEDALECYGKYKAKVDLTQLDAHPEKADGHLVLVSAINPTAAGEGKTTVSIALADGMRRLGKRAVLALREPSLGPVFGMKGGAAGGGYAQVLPMEDINLHFTGDLHAITAANNLLAAMVDNHIAQGNVLGIDPRQVVWRRCMDMNDRQLRSIVSGMGGKANGMPREDGFDITAASEVMAVLCLAQDFADLKARLARMIVAYTFSGAPVTAGQIGAVGAMAVLLREAIKPNLVQTIEGTPAFVHGGPFANIAHGCNSVIATRMARRLGDYCVTEAGFGADLGAEKFLDIKCRSAQMHPNCVVIVATVRALKFHGGVAKEDLCARNDAALARGIDNLRKHIDNITKVFCLPAVVAINRFADDATEELVAIQQACNGDGVPAVLCEGWAKGGAGAEALAQAVIDQCGLPCDTFQYAYPLNLPLEEKIALLAKRIYGAADVSFSAQARAQLALLVKNGFGDLPVCMAKTQYSLSDNPKLLGRPEGFTLHVRSVRVSAGAGFVVAFSGAIIAMPGLPRHPAAESIDIDAGGQVHGLF, from the coding sequence ATGCAAACGGATTTAGACATCGCGCGCGCCGCAGCTATACGCCCCATCACACAGATCGCCGCAGCGGCGGGCATTGACGAGGACGCGCTGGAATGCTACGGCAAATATAAGGCCAAGGTGGACCTTACGCAGCTTGACGCGCACCCGGAAAAGGCGGACGGGCACCTGGTGCTGGTCAGCGCCATCAACCCCACCGCGGCGGGCGAGGGCAAGACCACGGTCTCCATCGCCCTTGCAGACGGCATGCGCCGCCTGGGCAAACGCGCGGTGCTGGCGCTGCGCGAGCCCTCGCTGGGCCCGGTCTTCGGCATGAAGGGGGGCGCGGCGGGCGGCGGCTACGCGCAGGTGCTGCCCATGGAGGATATCAACCTGCACTTTACCGGCGATCTGCACGCCATCACCGCGGCGAACAACCTGCTGGCCGCCATGGTGGATAACCACATCGCCCAGGGCAACGTGCTGGGCATCGACCCGCGCCAGGTGGTGTGGCGCCGCTGCATGGACATGAACGACCGGCAGCTGCGCAGCATCGTCAGCGGCATGGGGGGCAAGGCGAACGGCATGCCCCGCGAGGACGGTTTTGACATCACCGCCGCAAGCGAGGTGATGGCGGTGCTCTGCCTAGCGCAGGATTTTGCCGACTTAAAGGCGCGCCTTGCTCGCATGATCGTAGCCTACACCTTTTCAGGCGCGCCCGTCACCGCAGGGCAGATCGGCGCGGTGGGCGCCATGGCGGTGCTGCTGCGCGAGGCCATCAAGCCCAACCTGGTGCAAACCATCGAGGGCACCCCCGCCTTTGTGCACGGCGGTCCCTTTGCCAACATCGCCCACGGCTGCAACAGCGTCATCGCTACGCGCATGGCGCGCCGCCTGGGCGACTACTGCGTCACGGAGGCCGGCTTCGGCGCGGACCTGGGCGCGGAAAAGTTTTTGGATATCAAATGCCGCAGCGCCCAGATGCACCCCAACTGCGTGGTGATCGTCGCCACCGTGCGCGCGCTGAAGTTCCACGGCGGCGTGGCCAAGGAGGACCTCTGTGCCCGCAACGACGCGGCGCTGGCGCGCGGCATCGACAACCTGCGCAAACATATCGACAACATCACCAAGGTGTTTTGCCTGCCCGCGGTGGTGGCGATCAACCGCTTTGCGGACGACGCCACTGAAGAGCTGGTAGCCATCCAGCAGGCCTGCAATGGCGACGGCGTCCCGGCCGTATTGTGCGAGGGCTGGGCCAAAGGCGGTGCGGGCGCCGAGGCGCTGGCGCAGGCCGTGATCGACCAGTGCGGCCTCCCCTGCGATACCTTCCAGTACGCCTATCCCCTCAACCTGCCGCTGGAGGAAAAGATCGCGCTGCTGGCCAAGCGCATCTATGGCGCGGCCGATGTGTCCTTCAGTGCGCAGGCGCGCGCGCAGCTGGCGCTGCTTGTTAAAAACGGCTTCGGCGATCTGCCCGTATGCATGGCCAAAACGCAGTACTCGCTATCGGACAACCCCAAACTGCTGGGCCGTCCAGAGGGCTTTACGCTGCACGTGCGCAGCGTACGCGTCTCCGCCGGCGCGGGCTTTGTGGTCGCCTTCTCGGGCGCCATCATCGCCATGCCCGGCCTGCCCCGCCACCCCGCCGCTGAATCCATCGATATCGATGCAGGCGGCCAGGTGCACGGGCTGTTCTAA
- a CDS encoding Crp/Fnr family transcriptional regulator has protein sequence MQQFLTETPLFRAIAPEDIPRALACLEARQEDFPKGAYILTAGQEAHRAGIIAAGRAHVIQEDFWGNRTIIAQVGPQEMFGEAFACAHVAHLPVSVVAAAQTRVLFINCGRIAQPCGAACAFHAQLVANMLGILAGKNVLLTGKMTHLARRSTREKLLSYLSAEAVKAGSARFCIPFDRQELADYLLVERSALSRTLGQLQKEGMLTYKKNAFVLNEDADR, from the coding sequence ATGCAGCAGTTTTTGACGGAAACCCCGCTGTTTCGCGCCATCGCGCCCGAGGATATCCCCCGTGCGCTGGCCTGCCTGGAGGCGCGGCAGGAGGATTTCCCCAAGGGGGCGTATATCCTTACGGCGGGGCAGGAGGCGCACCGCGCGGGCATCATCGCTGCGGGGCGGGCGCACGTGATCCAGGAGGACTTTTGGGGCAACCGGACCATCATCGCGCAGGTTGGGCCGCAGGAGATGTTTGGCGAGGCGTTTGCCTGCGCGCACGTGGCGCATCTGCCCGTAAGCGTGGTGGCCGCCGCGCAGACGCGCGTGCTGTTCATCAACTGCGGCCGCATTGCGCAGCCGTGCGGCGCAGCCTGCGCATTCCACGCCCAGCTCGTCGCCAACATGCTGGGCATTCTGGCCGGCAAAAACGTGCTGCTCACCGGAAAAATGACCCACCTTGCCAGGCGTTCCACGCGCGAAAAGCTGCTCTCCTATCTATCGGCCGAGGCTGTAAAGGCGGGCAGCGCGCGCTTTTGCATCCCCTTTGACCGCCAGGAGCTTGCAGACTACCTGCTGGTGGAGCGCAGCGCCCTCTCGCGCACGCTGGGCCAGCTGCAAAAGGAGGGGATGCTCACTTATAAAAAGAACGCCTTTGTGCTGAACGAAGACGCGGACAGATAG